In Lolium rigidum isolate FL_2022 chromosome 3, APGP_CSIRO_Lrig_0.1, whole genome shotgun sequence, the genomic window GGTGCCATCCGGGTCAATCCAGGGGGTCTTGGCCGTTTCGTCCGGatccaggcccggtccgaccggctgtggcgccggaccacccggtcacaacCGGACTCCacgccggtgccatccgggccaaTCCAGGGGCCTTAGCCGCTTCGTCCGGTTCAGCCCGGTGCCAGATCCGGTtctgaccggaccgcccggtcccagacccggtcgaccggatcccagaccggactagtccgagtctgtctcgaccagatctgttctgggtcggttattttcgtactttttggacctgaggtcgtcccagacgcctatataagtccctgggacgccccttgagttgctttagaccacgtttaagataaaccctagttcttagttgtttgctatgcaaaactattgaataccactctccaattcgttgcgatctggagttttatgctactaaaagtttgtgtgatctgctgttccattggggattagaagattgcaatttaccgcttcgtggtcggcggctacgtgcgcaagtgtgtggagttgcgaatatcttgtagggttgagatctgttgcattggctacaggaatcaatcgagagacttcgtcggcgtcatacaagttatctacaCCATATCATCGATTCCCTCCGCTGCAATCATCcattgtgttcatcaccaccgttgcttactgagaagatcgggcaaccccttatcatccccAACGCACAGTGAGACCCAAAATCGCTATACTTGTTGGCCAACTAGTACTCCGTCCCCGGCTAGCTCCGTCGAGCCCCGGCCAGCCCTGGCCAAATCACAACCATCCCCGGCGAGCTCCCCCCCGCCCCGTCGTGCCCCCGCCCGGCGACCTCCGCTCCCGCCCCGCCCCGGCCGACGAGCCCCTGGCCACGCGCAGCACGGCGACCTCGGTACCGCGTCTTCACGGCAAGGCGAGGAGCAGGGCTGCCGGCGTCTGGCGCAGCGCAGCCCGTGCTCGCGGCGGCGTGGCGAGGtgcggccggcgcggccggcgccCGTGCCCGCCGCGGGCTCGCGGAGTTGGCGGCCGGCAAGGGCTAGCAACGCGCCGGAGGACCCGCACGGAGCTCGGCCGCCGTCGCGTTCgaggcgaggcgccggcgcgggcCGGAGCGCACGGCGAGGCACCGGACGGCGGCGTCCGAGCGCGGCGCGGGTCGAGGCGCGCGAGGCGAGGCGCGGCGCGGGCCGGGCGCACGACGAGGCACCGGACGGCGGCGTCCCGCTCGCGTCGtggcgcggcgcgggcggcgtcGAGGCGCTCGCTCGCGTCGTGGCgcggcgcgccggcggcggcccgaggtgCTCGCGGCCCGGCCACGGCGAGCTCCGTCCCCAAGCTACGTCCCTGCGAGCTCCGCCCCGGCTTCGTCTTGCTCGGCGGCGTCGAGGCCGGCGGCGCTCGTTTCTGCTCCGGCGACTTCCAGCAGGGCTGAAAAAaaaaggaggtggcggcggcagggGCCTCCAGGCGAGGGCTGCGGCGGATCTTGCTTACACGGGATCAAATCCGGCGAGGAGGGATGGAGGTTTTCATGGAAAAAAGCAGTCAGAGGAagacagaggagagagaagggtggGGGCCTATTTTGAGTCACTGTCAGATGGGCCAGGACGCGGACATACACGGACACAATGGACGCCCGCGTtcgtccggctcgccccaaaagCCTCCCAAATTTAAGCCggctttgggtcgtcccggacctcACGGACAGTCCGTTTTGCATTTGGGTCTGCGCGTTGGGACGCGTTTTTACCTAAACGGACGCACGCGGTGTCCGTTTTAGCTTTTGCGTAcccgggttggagatgccctaacctcgCTGGGTCGCCTCGCTCTGCTGCGGGTGGTCCCCTTGATTCCGTCCTCCTGAAAGGTACAGAATGGAATCTTCCGTCGTGCGCGTGTCTGTCCCGAACTGACCATCGCATGATTCCTAGAATTATCCGCGAATATGTACCGTATCTGAAATTAAAATATGCACAGTTGCATAACGTCAGAGTTAACTAATAGGGGTGTGATTGTTAAGATCCTGGAACTTAATTCGTGTTGGTATCGTCATTGTATTGCTCCCGGAGCCACGGAAAGAGCATGTTACGGATGCGTGCAGTGAAAGAATTAAATTTGAAATAAATTGGTACGAGTAGGATCTGTAGTAGTACTGGACAGCGCTGCCAGTTGCTAGTCAGTAACTCGACATCAAGAGTTCAATACTATGACTGTTTCTCTGAGCAAATAAAGTTGGTACAAGCAAGCGAGCACTGTAGCTGACGAGAGGATTTTTTTTTTAGGAGGCAAAGTATGAAGGCTGGGACACTGGGCCGATGAGGCAAACGCGTAGGCCCATAACCCAGATGCTAAACCCAGCCGAGCCCATTCCGGCCCGGCCCAATCGAGTACTACATGGACCCACCCGCAAGGCCCCACTCGCGCATCCGTCGTTCAACCCCGTCGTTCGTTTGCCGTCCCCGACCTCCGTTGGAGCCATGGATCCGGCACTTCGCCGCCGCTCCCGCCTCCCCATCCACCTACTGCTGGTGGCCGTCGCGGTACTCGCGCTCCTGCCCGCGCGATCGGGCGCCGAGGTCATCACCCTCACCGAAGAGACCTTCTCCGACAAGGTACTTACTGCTTTCCCCCCTTCTCGCGCCTCTCCCATCTCCGGCCTCTCCATCGGAGATGTGGTAGCTCCTTAAAGCGCGCCGAGCGATCCAATAGCTTCCGGAGTAGGGTTATAGGAGCATTTAGTTGATGGGTCGAACTGTACTGGTGATGCTTAGTCGCTGACCTGCGGCTGCCGTGTGCCAGATTCGTTGGTGGTtccagcttgtccagcgcgtcaGTGCTAGTTCACCTCTCAGTTGGTGTTCATTGGACCACCATAAGTCTATTGGTTTCACTTGATCCAGTTAGGAAAGGTTCAGGATTTAACAAGCGGCACGCAAGCTAAACCACTGTTGGTTTTACGGAATTATTATTAATGCCCTTGCTTCACTGACTGCATATGCAGTGAAACAGAGGTCGCAGCAACCCCATTGCTCTTCGAACCATGGGAATTCAAGTTGCTTCGCCATGATGCTCTCTCGTTTGTTCGTTGTTAGTTAAGCAAAGTTTGATCGTCACAAATTCGTCTCTTCTTTAGATAAAGGAGAAGGACACGGTGTGGTTTGTGCAGTTCTGCGTCCCTTGGTGTAAACACTGGTAAGCTCTACATGCCCTAGCGGTGAGATCATACACAAGACTTGGTTGCTCGCTTCTGAACTAGGACGTGTTACGTTTTGCAGCAAGAGCCTGGGGACACTTTGGGAGGACCTGGGGAAAGTTATCGAAGGTACGGACGAAATTGAGGTCGGGAAAGTTGACTGTGGTGCAAGCAAACCAGTATGCTCGAAGGTTGACATTCATTCGTACCCAACGTTCAAGGTGTTTTACGATGGCGAAGAGGTTGCGAAATATAAAGGTAATCTTTGTCACGTCTTCTGTTTGATTGACAAGGAGGGGGTATATCAGAAACCATGAAAACTATGTTAGAATCCATTGCATTCGGTTCAGTTCCCTGTGAAGAAATTAGACTAGTGATAGATTAGAATCCGTAACTACACTGTGGACTTTATTTTCAGAGACTCGGAGTTAGGGCATGGCTCTGTGAACTTGCACCAGTAGGTTG contains:
- the LOC124702271 gene encoding protein disulfide isomerase-like 5-1, which gives rise to MDPALRRRSRLPIHLLLVAVAVLALLPARSGAEVITLTEETFSDKIKEKDTVWFVQFCVPWCKHCKSLGTLWEDLGKVIEGTDEIEVGKVDCGASKPVCSKVDIHSYPTFKVFYDGEEVAKYKGPRDVEALKNFVLNEAEKAGEAAHQDEL